A part of Clarias gariepinus isolate MV-2021 ecotype Netherlands chromosome 14, CGAR_prim_01v2, whole genome shotgun sequence genomic DNA contains:
- the LOC128541514 gene encoding uncharacterized protein LOC128541514 encodes MEDEMQELRELVVQLRTDNDRLRRERELSGSNAVPVAAVTTPGPSQPAEVDLVAPERFVFVPRDRRCPKFCGKSGIGIEEWVEEAEACMRVRCLSKADRAFFLFDHLEGEAREEIRHRPSGERGDPDKIIMILRELYGCSQSYVALQEAFFSRKQQDGESLLEFSLVLMSLLERVKQQSANAIPNSDIVLRDQFVEYVADSALRRELKQLVRRQPAITLLEVRGEAIRWEREGMPGGARGRSQSVPMAYGIQYGVQGHSHSELRELREMLQLQQQQLDRLTRSVADMRFPQRARRPSRAEVLLCHRCQKPGHVARECDGERVRSPSLARRESPSSTRVGPTFVQPSEN; translated from the coding sequence ATGGAGGATGAGATGCAGGAGTTGCGAGAACTGGTGGTCCAGTTGAGGACGGACAATGACCGTTTGCGTCGTGAGCGTGAGCTTTCCGGTTCCAATGCTGTCCCTGTTGCTGCTGTAACCACACCTGGCCCATCCCAGCCAGCGGAGGTCGATTTAGTGGCACCGGAACGATTTGTTTTTGTGCCTAGGGATCGGCGGTGTCCAAAATTTTGTGGTAAATCGGGTATAGGCATTGAGGAGTGGGTGGAGGAGGCCGAAGCATGTATGCGGGTTCGTTGTTTGTCTAAGGCTGATAGGGCATTTTTCCTCTTTGACCACTTGGAAGGTGAAGCCCGGGAGGAGATTAGACATCGTCCCAGTGGGGAACGGGGAGATCCGGACAAGATTATTATGATTTTACGTGAGCTGTATGGTTGCTCTCAGTCATATGTAGCGCTCCAAGAAGCCTTTTTCTCCAGGAAGCAGCAAGATGGGGAATCTTTGTTAGAGTTTTCCCTGGTTTTGATGTCTCTCCTTGAGAGGGTTAAACAACAGTCGGCCAATGCTATTCCTAATTCCGATATTGTGTTGCGTGATCAGTTTGTAGAGTATGTTGCTGATAGTGCCCTCCGCCGGGAATTGAAGCAGTTAGTCCGTCGTCAGCCCGCCATTACATTATTGGAGGTACGGGGTGAAGCAATTAGGTGGGAACGAGAAGGGATGCCAGGAGGGGCGAGGGGTAGAAGTCAGTCCGTCCCAATGGCATATGGCATCCAGTACGGGGTGCAAGGGCATTCTCACTCAGAGCTGAGGGAGTTGCGGGAGATGCTGCaattgcagcagcagcagctggaTCGGCTTACTCGAAGTGTTGCAGATATGCGGTTTCCTCAGCGGGCTCGCCGGCCCTCTCGTGCTGAAGTGTTACTTTGTCACCGGTGTCAAAAACCAGGTCACGTTGCCCGTGAATGTGATGGAGAACGTGTTCGTTCTCCCTCCTTAGCTCGCCGCGAGTCACCTTCTTCGACAAGGGTTGGACCAACTTTTGTTCAGCCGTCGGAAAACTAG